From Solanum lycopersicum chromosome 4, SLM_r2.1:
ATAAGGGGGGAGTGTTTTTCTTATGTCTGAGCTAGCTTGCACACTTCATAAGGACCAATTAGTGCGGAACATCAATGCAGGAAACTGAGTGGCTCCATCGATCACATAGAGTAAACCTGGTTGCAACTTGCACTTCTTTCCTACGTTGAAATTGAGAGAGCTTTCCACTTGAAAATGGTCCCACTTTCTTGGACCTCCTAGCAAACCACCAAGACTCAAACTCCATCCAAAATCATCCACAGAGGTATCAGACATTGTAACTGCCCACTGCAAATACTTGGGATTTGATCGTTTCATCTCTACCCAGCCACCAATTTTTGTACTTTCATAAACTTCTGACTCTAGGGTCATCGCAAGATACCCATCTAAGACGCTGTTTTCCACAATGGCCGCATCAGGATGCCCTGACCGTTGTAAAAAACTAAAAGGCAACGACATAGCTGCGAGTTCAGGCTGTGGACGTGACAGATTGGCCATTTTGTGTATGCCCAAGATTGATAGTTTTGTATTGCTTGAAAGTTGGCAAACAACTTGACCAAAAGTGCCAAAACAATACAAAAGACTACCATCGCGTGGCAATGCAGAGACAAACTGAGCCAAGGAGGAAAcagtatttgattttttaaccGTCACAGCAATTCCACTACCATTTAGTTGATTCAGCAGGGGCGGTCCAAAAGATGAATAGTCAGTCAGCCCCCTTTCCTGCAAAAATTCCCCCAAAAAATTGTTAATCTAGGCTACACATTAAGGCAACTAAAAACGATGTAATATAACAAGTACAATATGCAACATCTACAACAACCATCTAATGACTCCCCTCGGGATCTTGCTTTTACATGAAGCTACATAGAAAGACAACTGAAAGATGTAATATAAGTATATAACAAGTAAATACACTACGCAACAAGCCAACAACCATGTTATGACCTCCCCCCCCACCACAAAATCTTCCTTGTCAACCTGTTGATTTCTTGTCATTCCTCAATCCTCATTCCTAATAAGTGCGAAAACTTTTGCACCTCAGATCTGCAACTCGatattttcttttggttttgGTGAGTACATCTGCAACTTCATTTTATAGGAATTTTGACCAAACCTTTTTTTGGGAGACTGGTAACAAAACTTTTGACCTTATTACTTTGGCAACTTCTTGCTGATACTGACAATACCAAAAAGAATCGAACATGGAATTGATAACTATGATCACAAATCAAAAAGCACATTCAGTATTCAGAAGCATTTACCTCACGTGAACTTGTAGGTACTGCAACATCTCTGCATAGACCACCGACTGGAATGGCAACTGCAGAACACCAATCACTGATATGTGCTGCATAGAGAACTTTTGCTAAGGAAAGTGGACTACCCAGGATATCCATTTGGCCTCTTTCGCTGCCAACAAACTCTGCTACAAGTGTATCCTTTTCACGGATAGTTGTTTCAAAAGTCAGCCTAGAATCAATACCAGTCctaattgctctttcaattgcATTGCGCTTCGAATTATCAATGGTACCGATCATCAAAAGTGCACCTACAGCATCAAATTCTCCTCTTACAAGAGTGCTACTTTCTTGGAATGGACTTCCTTTAGAAGATTTACAGAATGCAAGAACTCGCTCCAACTTCTCTTGTCTGTCTCTTAGCTTCATAATATCTGAAAAAGCTTCTCGCTGCAATCTCTTCAAGATCTCAATCTGTAAATGATATTATTGGAAGAGTTGTAAAGAACCATCATACAGGTTGTTTCTACATAAG
This genomic window contains:
- the LOC109118702 gene encoding uncharacterized protein; this translates as MEAAAVSVVDKLKSFSKSTQDFASGVVRNREGSNPIEILKRLQREAFSDIMKLRDRQEKLERVLAFCKSSKGSPFQESSTLVRGEFDAVGALLMIGTIDNSKRNAIERAIRTGIDSRLTFETTIREKDTLVAEFVGSERGQMDILGSPLSLAKVLYAAHISDWCSAVAIPVGGLCRDVAVPTSSREERGLTDYSSFGPPLLNQLNGSGIAVTVKKSNTVSSLAQFVSALPRDGSLLYCFGTFGQVVCQLSSNTKLSILGIHKMANLSRPQPELAAMSLPFSFLQRSGHPDAAIVENSVLDGYLAMTLESEVYESTKIGGWVEMKRSNPKYLQWAVTMSDTSVDDFGWSLSLGGLLGGPRKWDHFQVESSLNFNVGKKCKLQPGLLYVIDGATQFPALMFRTNWSL